The stretch of DNA GAATGAAGTTATTGAACAAGTTGTTACGCCTCGGCCAACCACAGCAGAAGCTCAATAGCAGAGTCTATTATCCGTGAGCGCAGCGTTCCGTTATCCGTGAGCGCAGCGTTCCGTTATCCGTGAGCGCAGCGTTCCGTTATCCGTCAGCGCAGCGTTCCGTTATCCGTCAGCACAGCGTTCCGTTATCCGTCAGCACAGCGTTCCGTTATCCGTCAGCGCAGCGCTCCGTTATCCGTCAGCGCAGCGTTCTGTTATCCGTCAGCGCAGCGTTCCGTTATCCGTCAGCACAGCGTTCCGTTATCCGTCAGCGCAGCGTTCCGTTATCCCTGAGCGCAGCGTTCCGTTATCCGTCGCTTTCTTTAGAGGCTTAGCTTTAATGATACGTACCAGAAAATGATGAGTAATCCAAATAGCCAAAGAAGTGCAGACTACCGCCATCAAAATGGAGCTAAAGCGGTAGCAGATAGAGAAGAATGCATCTTTTTGCTCGGGAACAAACGATGTTGTCAGTGGCACCGTTAAGGCCGACATGGCTGAAAAACCGATACCCGCTTTGATGTCCCCTAACGCTAGCCATCGACAAAAAATCCCGGCGGCAATGGCATAGGCTAACAAAAACAATAGCGCATTATTAGACCAAGTATATAGCGTCAGTTGGATCAACATTCCCGCAAAGCAGCCGAGAAACGTGCCAATAATACGGATCTTTGCGACCGCTAATGATCCAATCAACGTCATAGGCGTTAGCACGATAAAGATTGATGCCTGTGCTGACAGCGAATCATTTAAATCTGCAACTTGAAACAGAATGAATGCCGCCATTGCAATCAACCAACCTAATAACGCCTGACGCACCAAACCATTGTGATCTTTACGCTGGGTATCAACATGTGCCCTGCTCTTTGCTGCTGTAGGTTCAGCAGTGAACGCCGAAGCAGGCAATATATTTTGCTCAGGAAACAGATAAAACGCCAAGCCAACAATGGGCGCTGTGACTAATGTTGACGCAATCAGCCCCATAACGAACTCTTCAAGATCAAATCCATTGTAGCTAGCAAAATTCAGTAAAATAGAGCCGATTAATAGCCCGATATAACCGAAAAGATAAGTGCTTTTATGGGTCATCGCGATACATTTAAACATCAGCATCAGCCCTACCGCGAGCGTCATAAGCAGAGGATAAGGTTGTAAAAAACCAACGATTAACGTCACTTGAATACAGATCCAAACAACGCTAATGATCAATTGCATGATAATGCCACTATTCCATCGATCAATTTTAGTCAGGACGAACATTGGCAACAATGCGGCAAAAAGACCATACCACCAACCAAAAACCAGCGTCACGGCTAAGCCTGTCACACTGCCAAACCATATACGCTGGGTTTTTCTTAAAGTATCTACTTTCAAAAGAGGGGTTCCTTGGCGCTAGATAGATTAATAGATGTAATGCAGAAAACTCACCGTCTTAATTTGAGCTTGGCCTAACAATGCCCATAGCCAGTTGTCTCTGGGATACAGCACGACAGTGGCGCGCGAACCGATAAACAGTTGCTTAGGCAATGCAATATTACTGACTAAATTGACCCGCACTCGTTGCGCATCACGCACCCAGCGGTTGTTGGTTTCTATGTTGGTCAATTGACCATTCGGGCTTTGCTGCGCTGCTGCGACCCCAAAATCACGGCTCTGTATTTTCAACGAATAAACTTCACCAGGAAAAGCATCGAAAGCCACTAATGCAGCGGTTCCCTCATCTAATAGTGCCACCGCTTTTTCGCGAAAATCAGCCGCTATCCACAATGAACCCGTCGGGATAAAGGTCATTAAGGGCTGGTTAGTACTGGCTGTGCTGCCGACTTCTAGCTGTAGATTGGTAATAACGCCATCACTGGGGGCCATTATTTGTGTATGTGATAGATTGAGCTCTGCTTGCTCTAAGCTGTTATTCGCTGCGCGTACCATACTGCTTTGCCCAGGTGACGTGCCTAACTGCACGCGCAGTGCTCGTCGTTCTTGCTGAGCGGCATGCAGGTTAGATAACGACACATTGTTATTCGCCAGAGAACTATCAAGCAGCGAGGCTGATACCAGTTTTTTACCAGCAAGCTGCCGAATACGTTGATATTCACTGCTGGCATTATCAAATGCCGCTTGGGTGGTAGCCACATTGGCGTCACCCGCTTCAACTTTGGCGTATAAAGCACTTTCTTGCTCGTGGGCCTGCTCTAGCGCCACATTGGCCTTATTGACTGCCAGTTGGTATTTACGCTTATCAATCGTAAAGAGGCTATCTCCCTTACTGACCTGCTGATTATTTTCAACCTGTACACCGATGACGTTACCACTGACTTCAGATGCTATCTGAATGACATACCCTTGTACTCGGCTCTCGGTCGTTAACGGGGCATAACGATCGGCAATCACAATATAGCCAAGAAGAACAATAAAAAGAATAATAAGACTTTGCATCCAACGGCGAAAAGCATGTTCGGCAGTTTGCATTAAACGGTCCACAGTAACCTGAAAGGGACGCTATTATAGAAACAGTGGATTAGATTAAGTAGAATGACAAACAAGACACTTACAACCTATAGGCAGGACAATGAAGCTAAGTATGGATGATCTATACCTGTTTGTACTCACGGTTCGACATGGTGGGATCAGCGCGGCGGCGAAACACCACTGCCTTCAACGTTCTAAAGTGAGTCGACGCTTACAAGAACTTGAAAAAGCGTTAGGTTGTCAATTATTGATCCGCACCACACGCAAAATTGAATTAACTGAAGATGGTCGATTGCTATACGAACAAGTTAATCAGCCACTCAGCAGTGTGGCACAGGCTGCGAACTTACTGACAAATCAACATAAGTCATTACAAGGTGCGTTACGCATAGCCGTTCCTGCTGCACTCATCACCTCCAATCTGTTTACCTCTTTATTGGAAGATTATCTCGAACGCTTTCCCGATGTATTGCTCGATGTGGTTAATAGTCAGGAAAGTCTCGATTTAAGGCGTGAAAACATCGATATGCAGCTATTACCTAAAGGGGTAAAAGTGACCAATGAGGATTATGTTCAACAAAATTTGTTGCGGTTTCCGAGCTGCTTAGTCGCCTCTGCCGATTACCTCAATAGTCATGCTGCAATTACAGAGCTATCTCATCTGTATGACCATCCCATTATGGTGAGCCGATATAACATGACAGCGTTACCAGACAATCTGAAGATCCGACTCTGCTCCGATGATTTAGGATTGATACAGCACATGGCAACCTCTGGTAAAGGGGTGGCCTTGTTGCCAATATCTTTACTCCAAGATGCGTTCAAAGCCGGTGAACTGGTGACGATTCTACCTCGGGAAAAATTCACTGATATAAAATTGACTTTGATCTATCCATCACGTGAATTTTTGCCAGAGAAAACCCGTGTATTAGTACAGTTATTACGAGAAACGTTTACCGAAGCGAATATCAAACTTTCGGTTTAACGAGTGTTAGATTATCCGTTACCTAAGTCATTTATCAATTGTCTATGATCGAGTGCAGTCCCCCTGATAAGTCCTTGTGACGAGAATGCCAATAATCTACTTTTTGGTGCAGCCCCTATTCATCCAACAAATTAGTGACCGCATCAGCCAACCACATTAAAGCAGGGCCTCTGGCTTTTTGTTTTGCCATCACACGATCAATCGGCACTCGCCATGGCTTATGATCAAAGCTTAAATTCATGCGCACCATTTCTCCCTGATGCTCATATCGCTCTGCCATATAAGCTGGAATATAACTCCATCCCAGCCCTTCCTTTACCATGCTGTTAATCGCATTAAAGCTATTTCCCCACCAGATATGTGCAGAGATCTCAGGACTGTGTGCCAAGGCTTGTCCTTCAAGGCCACGGATCAATAATTGACGTTGTGGGATCAAATCTGCCGCAGTGATGATATCCATTTTTGCCAGTGGATGCGCTGGGTTCACTACGCCATTGAACGGCAAGCTACCGACGTAACACAAATCCACCTCTTGAGGAAAATCGTTACTGGCAAACATCAAACCTAAATCAGCTCGTTCCGTATGTACTAGCGTTAACACATCGGGGGTTGAAACGGCATAAAGCTCCAAGATGGTACCTGGGAAACGCGTTGCAAAAGTGTTCAACAAACTCGTCACCACCGGCAGTAACGCATCATCTACTGCCATTTTTATCTGTGTTTCATGTGATGAATTTAAGGCGCTAGTCACAGAGTCGAGTTCATAAGTTTGTTGCAGGATAGCTTGAGCAAACGGCAATAGCCTCTCACCATGAGCCGTTAATGAGGGTTTGCGGCTGCTACGATCAAACAGCGTGGTATTGAGCTCAATCTCAAGGTTTGCGATCCCCTGACTCACCGCTGACTGCACTTTACCCAGCTTACGAGCACATGCTGAGAATGACCCTGATTGTGCCGTTTCAACAAACATTCTTAGCTGTTCTAAATTATACATATCACTTTTCCTGATAGTAACTGACTTTATTCTTACGCAATAATTGATGATTATAGCAACCAAGAAGCATTGAACAACCTAAATGAGACTGACTATGAACACAAAAGAGCGTATTTTCCACAGCATATTATTTGAAGCGATTGCCTTAGTATTTGTGATCACTGCCGCCAGCATTTTTACCGATGCAGGGGTAACATCGGTGACCGGTTTAGCTATCGGCCTGTCGTTAATAGCCATGTGTTGGAATTACGTTTACAACTTAGGATTTGACCGCATATTCGGAAACAATCGTATTGAGCGTACATTTAAAATGCGCATAGGCCATGGGCTTGGTTTTGAGTTAGGCATGATTGTTGTCACACTCCCCTTGATGATGTGGGTGCTACAGCTAGATTTTTGGACCGTATTTATCATGGATATCGGCGTTGTCATTTTCTTCTTGGTATACGCAATTGTCTACAACTGGTGTTATGACCTGCTGCGTGAGCGTTTCTTCGGCAGCAGCGCAGAAGTGAGCAATGCCCTCCCTAGATAAGCATCTGGTGGAAGTAATCATCAATTGCTAACGCTAATACGCTTCATCATAAGCGGTCATAGGTGAATTCAGCGTAAAATACTGAGCTCACCTAGCCTCCATACCTTGCTAATCTAGGACTTTCCCCCAAGAGATACAGGTAAGCGGCTTCTCTGGCCGCGAGTCCTATTTCCATATAAAGAGTAACGACTGCAGAACGCTATATTGTGCAGTTATGGATTTATACCAATTGGATTAACTATTAGCTTCAATCCCCCATCTCGCCTACAGGGCTTTTAATTCCCGCTGAATGGTCAAACTTTTAATGCAACGGGTATTATATCAGTGACTTTTTAGCTCTCGATTGCTAAACATCCGCGGCTAACTCTGCATCTCAAGTCGTCATCCGC from Shewanella sp. Choline-02u-19 encodes:
- a CDS encoding DUF2955 domain-containing protein, with amino-acid sequence MKVDTLRKTQRIWFGSVTGLAVTLVFGWWYGLFAALLPMFVLTKIDRWNSGIIMQLIISVVWICIQVTLIVGFLQPYPLLMTLAVGLMLMFKCIAMTHKSTYLFGYIGLLIGSILLNFASYNGFDLEEFVMGLIASTLVTAPIVGLAFYLFPEQNILPASAFTAEPTAAKSRAHVDTQRKDHNGLVRQALLGWLIAMAAFILFQVADLNDSLSAQASIFIVLTPMTLIGSLAVAKIRIIGTFLGCFAGMLIQLTLYTWSNNALLFLLAYAIAAGIFCRWLALGDIKAGIGFSAMSALTVPLTTSFVPEQKDAFFSICYRFSSILMAVVCTSLAIWITHHFLVRIIKAKPLKKATDNGTLRSGITERCADG
- a CDS encoding LysR family transcriptional regulator yields the protein MKLSMDDLYLFVLTVRHGGISAAAKHHCLQRSKVSRRLQELEKALGCQLLIRTTRKIELTEDGRLLYEQVNQPLSSVAQAANLLTNQHKSLQGALRIAVPAALITSNLFTSLLEDYLERFPDVLLDVVNSQESLDLRRENIDMQLLPKGVKVTNEDYVQQNLLRFPSCLVASADYLNSHAAITELSHLYDHPIMVSRYNMTALPDNLKIRLCSDDLGLIQHMATSGKGVALLPISLLQDAFKAGELVTILPREKFTDIKLTLIYPSREFLPEKTRVLVQLLRETFTEANIKLSV
- a CDS encoding PACE efflux transporter; translation: MNTKERIFHSILFEAIALVFVITAASIFTDAGVTSVTGLAIGLSLIAMCWNYVYNLGFDRIFGNNRIERTFKMRIGHGLGFELGMIVVTLPLMMWVLQLDFWTVFIMDIGVVIFFLVYAIVYNWCYDLLRERFFGSSAEVSNALPR
- a CDS encoding LysR family transcriptional regulator, with the translated sequence MYNLEQLRMFVETAQSGSFSACARKLGKVQSAVSQGIANLEIELNTTLFDRSSRKPSLTAHGERLLPFAQAILQQTYELDSVTSALNSSHETQIKMAVDDALLPVVTSLLNTFATRFPGTILELYAVSTPDVLTLVHTERADLGLMFASNDFPQEVDLCYVGSLPFNGVVNPAHPLAKMDIITAADLIPQRQLLIRGLEGQALAHSPEISAHIWWGNSFNAINSMVKEGLGWSYIPAYMAERYEHQGEMVRMNLSFDHKPWRVPIDRVMAKQKARGPALMWLADAVTNLLDE
- a CDS encoding HlyD family secretion protein, with amino-acid sequence MQTAEHAFRRWMQSLIILFIVLLGYIVIADRYAPLTTESRVQGYVIQIASEVSGNVIGVQVENNQQVSKGDSLFTIDKRKYQLAVNKANVALEQAHEQESALYAKVEAGDANVATTQAAFDNASSEYQRIRQLAGKKLVSASLLDSSLANNNVSLSNLHAAQQERRALRVQLGTSPGQSSMVRAANNSLEQAELNLSHTQIMAPSDGVITNLQLEVGSTASTNQPLMTFIPTGSLWIAADFREKAVALLDEGTAALVAFDAFPGEVYSLKIQSRDFGVAAAQQSPNGQLTNIETNNRWVRDAQRVRVNLVSNIALPKQLFIGSRATVVLYPRDNWLWALLGQAQIKTVSFLHYIY